The following coding sequences lie in one Camelus bactrianus isolate YW-2024 breed Bactrian camel unplaced genomic scaffold, ASM4877302v1 HiC_scaffold_44, whole genome shotgun sequence genomic window:
- the LOC141576900 gene encoding uncharacterized protein LOC141576900: MVPSTESVLKWYRGRTAASFGVPPEVKLFLSIYATTLPSPDPSLFSALPVHLSPSTFPLLSSPSHLLPPSLPHLLSQNPEWIAGPPAHGQSVPAGPRVGSSRSEPGIGPKGCSALSTGRPLTPARGRGLWLWKCKVWGSREWGQAAAGGRSACHSPPGCQSACVQLNCSGQTPLPAPPTPAPRPHLSMARCATAASHPARLPSVRGWRHLPLSRPRVLSSRAASPRPPARPRPWEGCVPGGRGLRTQTGAGGWGRGWPPSGAAARVSTPPPLSLPRDPGAALLFLSCSLRTSSAAWALLPGLRASGCKAQLLVESGKWILSAERASVSSLSISAPRPAT, translated from the exons ATGGTACctagcacagagtcagtgctga aatggtacagaggcaggactgccgcctccttcggggtgcccccagaggtaaagctttttctctccatctacGCTacgaccctcccctctccagatccctcccttttctctgctcttcctgtccatctgtctccctccacttttcccctcctctcctccccctcccatcttctccctccctcgctgccccaccttctctcgcagaacccagagtggatcgctggccctcctgcgcatgggcagtcggtgccagctggaccgcgggttggaagctccaggtccgagccggggatcggccccaaaggctgctcagctctgtcgaccggtaggcctttaactcctgcccggggccggggcctctggctgtggaagtgcaaggtgtGGGGCTCCCGGGAAtggggtcaggcggctgcgggagggcggtcggcatgtcacagccccccagggtgccagtcagcctgtgttcagctgaattgctcgggacagacccctctgcccgcgccacctaccccggcgccccggccacacctgTCCATGGCCAGGTGTGCAACTGCAGCCTCTCACCCCGccaggctcccctcagtccgcggctggcgacaccttcccctctcccgcccgcgagtcctctcctcccgggctgcctcccctcggccgccggcccgtccccgcccctgggagggctgtgtcccgggcgggcggggtctgcggacccagacgggggctggaggctggggcaggggctggcctccgagcggggctgcagcccgcgtttccaccccccctccgctttccctgccccgcgaccccggggctgccctgctcttcctttcctgctccctgaggacaagctcagcggcGTGGGCGCtactccctgggctgagagcctccggctgtaaagcccagcttctggtggagtcgggaaagtggatcctcagtgctgagcgagcttctgtttcctccctcAGTATTTCTGCCCCAC